A stretch of the Streptomyces sp. NBC_00078 genome encodes the following:
- a CDS encoding dihydrolipoamide acetyltransferase family protein: MAHASDMHSLEFRLPDLGEGLTEAEIVRWLVEVGDLVTIDQPVVEVETAKAMVEVPCPYGGVVTARFGEEGAELPVGAPLITVAVGASPTGRETEGSGNVLVGYGTSEAPARRRRVRPGQAEPAARADANGHAGAPVVPDGPVPVISPLVRRLARQNGLDLKEMTGSGPDGLILRADVEYALRAAEAQVRTAEQPAEPEAPGTPAPAPIAAHGTGIRVPLKGVRGAVADKLSRSRREIPDATCWVDADATELMRARTAMNAAAGVTRISLIALLARICTAALARFPELNSTVDMEAREVVQFDHVHLGFAAQTERGLVVPVVRDAHARDAEALTAEFARLTGAAHAGRLTPGELTGGTFTLNNYGVFGVDGSTPIINHPEAAMLGVGRIVPKPWVHEGELAVRQVVQLSLTFDHRVCDGGTAGGFLRYVADCVEQPAVLLRTL; encoded by the coding sequence ATGGCACACGCTTCTGACATGCACAGCCTGGAGTTCAGACTCCCCGACCTCGGGGAGGGGCTCACCGAAGCGGAAATCGTCCGTTGGCTCGTCGAGGTCGGAGACCTCGTCACGATCGACCAGCCGGTCGTCGAGGTCGAGACGGCCAAGGCGATGGTCGAGGTGCCCTGCCCCTACGGCGGTGTGGTCACCGCCCGCTTCGGCGAGGAGGGCGCGGAACTGCCCGTCGGGGCCCCGCTGATCACGGTGGCCGTCGGCGCGTCGCCCACCGGCCGTGAGACGGAGGGCTCGGGCAACGTACTGGTGGGATACGGCACGTCGGAGGCGCCCGCGCGCCGGCGGAGGGTGCGGCCGGGGCAGGCGGAGCCCGCGGCGCGCGCGGACGCGAACGGGCATGCCGGTGCCCCCGTGGTGCCGGACGGCCCCGTTCCCGTGATCTCGCCGCTGGTGCGCAGGCTCGCCCGGCAGAACGGCCTGGACCTGAAGGAGATGACGGGCTCCGGCCCTGACGGGCTGATCCTGCGGGCGGACGTGGAGTACGCACTGCGTGCCGCCGAGGCCCAGGTGCGGACGGCGGAGCAGCCGGCCGAACCCGAAGCGCCTGGGACGCCCGCGCCGGCCCCCATCGCAGCCCACGGCACGGGAATCCGCGTCCCGCTCAAGGGCGTCCGAGGCGCCGTCGCCGACAAGCTTTCCCGCAGCCGCCGCGAGATACCGGACGCGACCTGCTGGGTGGACGCCGACGCGACCGAACTCATGCGCGCGCGTACCGCGATGAACGCGGCAGCCGGGGTCACCCGGATCTCCCTGATCGCCCTGCTGGCAAGGATCTGTACCGCTGCTCTCGCCCGCTTCCCGGAGCTCAACTCCACGGTCGACATGGAGGCGAGGGAGGTCGTCCAGTTCGACCACGTGCACCTCGGATTCGCCGCGCAGACCGAGCGGGGTCTTGTCGTCCCGGTCGTACGGGACGCGCACGCGCGGGACGCCGAGGCGCTGACGGCGGAGTTCGCCCGGCTGACCGGGGCGGCCCACGCGGGAAGGCTCACGCCCGGGGAACTCACCGGCGGGACCTTCACGTTGAACAACTACGGAGTGTTCGGAGTCGACGGCTCCACGCCGATCATCAACCACCCCGAGGCCGCCATGCTCGGCGTCGGCCGCATCGTCCCCAAGCCCTGGGTGCACGAGGGCGAGCTCGCCGTGCGGCAGGTCGTCCAGCTCTCGCTCACCTTCGACCACCGGGTGTGCGACGGCGGCACGGCGGGCGGCTTCCTGCGGTACGTGGCGGACTGCGTCGAACAGCCGGCGGTCCTACTGCGCACCCTGTGA